The Nitratidesulfovibrio sp. SRB-5 genomic sequence TGCGTTGCCTGCCCGCGCGGACTACCCGATGGGGTAGTCCACCTCGGGCCAGCGGAACTTGGGTTCGCCCTGCAAGTGCTGCAAGGTGGCCAGCAGCCAGACGGGGCCGATGCGGCCTATGAACATCAGGAACGAGATCAGCAGCTTGCCCGGCACGCTCAGGTGCGGGGTAACGCCGGTGGTCAGGCCCACGGTGCCGAAGGCGGAAACCACCTCGAACATCAGGTCAAGCTGTTCGAACTGGCCGTGGGTATGCGGGGCAATGCCGCCCTCGGTCAGGCTGAGCGCCATGGTCCCCACGGTCACCACGATGATGGCGAACAGGAACAGTGTCAGCGCCTTGGCCTGGGTGGGGGCGTCCACGGCGCGGCCCAGCAGCACGTTCTGCCGCCTGCCGCGCAACTGCATTTCCACGAACCCGGCCAGCACCCGAAAGCTGGTGGTCTTGATGCCGCCCGCGCACGACCCCGGCGAACCGCCCACGAACATCAGGCAGATCATCACCATCAGGGTGAAGTCGGTCAGGCGCCCGATGTCCATGGTGTTGAAGCCCGCGGTGCGGCAGGTGACGGACTGGAAGAAGGCGGGCAACACCAGCCCGGCGGGGCTGAGCCCGGTGTAGTCGCTGAGGTATTCGGCCAGCCAGATCAGCGCGGCCCCGGCCACGATGAGGAACGCGGTGGTGGACAGCACCAGCCGGGTATGGCGGCTGAGGGGGCGGTATGGCTTGCCGGACAGTTTGGTGCGCGCGGCCCCCAGCAGTTCGTCGATGACCGAGAAGCCGATGCCCCCCACCACGATCAGGAACATGATCACAAGGTTGACCCCGGTGTGTTCCTGCCACGGCATCATGTTGTCGGGCCGCAGGCCGAAGCCCGCGTTGCAGAACGCCGATACGGCGTGAAACAGCGCGCCGAACGCGCCCATGCCCTGCGGGGCAAAGATGTACAGCAGGCACGCCGCCGCCAGTTCGATGCACAGGATGGTGCGCACCAGCCGGTACAGGAACCGCCCCAGATGGAACGACGGGTCGTGCATCAGGGCCTGTCCCACGGCCAGCCTGTCGGTGAGCGACACGCGCCGCCGCAGCAGGAACAGCAGCAGGGTGGAATAGGTCATGATGCCAAGGCCGCCAAGCTGGATGAGCATGAGGATGATCCACTGCCCGGTCAGGCTGAAGGTGGTGCCCGTGTCCACCACGGACAGCCCGGTGACGCACACGGCGGAGGTGGCGGTGAACAGCGCGTCCACGAAGGCCAGCCCCTGACCGTCTGCTGACGGGGCATGGCTGATGTCCAGGTACAGGAGCACGGCCCCGGCAAGAATGGTGGCCGCGAACGAGTACACCGGCAGGATGAGGGGCGAGAGCAGGCGACGGTGGTGCATTCCTGAAACTATCCCGGTTCGTTCGGCGCGGCAAGCAGGGCGCGGCACGGCTTGCAATGGATGCCCCGCTGCACTACGTTGCCCCGACGTGAGGACATGCAGTCGACCGCGGGCAGGCACCCTGCCGGACGCGGAGTTGGTTCCCTTTACCGTACCGTCAACAATAAGCGAGGCATTCATGGCCCTGTTCACCAAGGATGAGGCGCTGCGCTACCACTCCTGCGGCCACCCCGGAAAGGTCGAGGTGGTTCCCGTAAAGCCCTGCGCCACCCAGAAGCATCTTTCCATGGCCTACACCCCGGGCGTGGCCGATGTATGCCGCG encodes the following:
- a CDS encoding TrkH family potassium uptake protein, giving the protein MHHRRLLSPLILPVYSFAATILAGAVLLYLDISHAPSADGQGLAFVDALFTATSAVCVTGLSVVDTGTTFSLTGQWIILMLIQLGGLGIMTYSTLLLFLLRRRVSLTDRLAVGQALMHDPSFHLGRFLYRLVRTILCIELAAACLLYIFAPQGMGAFGALFHAVSAFCNAGFGLRPDNMMPWQEHTGVNLVIMFLIVVGGIGFSVIDELLGAARTKLSGKPYRPLSRHTRLVLSTTAFLIVAGAALIWLAEYLSDYTGLSPAGLVLPAFFQSVTCRTAGFNTMDIGRLTDFTLMVMICLMFVGGSPGSCAGGIKTTSFRVLAGFVEMQLRGRRQNVLLGRAVDAPTQAKALTLFLFAIIVVTVGTMALSLTEGGIAPHTHGQFEQLDLMFEVVSAFGTVGLTTGVTPHLSVPGKLLISFLMFIGRIGPVWLLATLQHLQGEPKFRWPEVDYPIG